The Algoriphagus sp. TR-M9 genome has a window encoding:
- the hisB gene encoding bifunctional histidinol-phosphatase/imidazoleglycerol-phosphate dehydratase HisB, protein MKKKVLFIDRDGTIIKEPPTDFQVDSLEKLEFLPKAISNLRKIAEETDYELVMVTNQDGLGTDSFPEDTFWPAQFKMLKTLEQENIFFKAIHVDKTFEHENAPTRKPGTALLTSYFSEEYDLENSYVIGDRLTDVKLAENLGAKAVFIGEQESKAALSTTDWDEIYTFLKMPPRAAEVSRKTSETDIYIKLNLDGSGQCDIKTGLHFFDHMLEQLGKHGSTDLEIKVKGDLHIDEHHTIEDTALALGEAYLRALGDKKGIYRYGFLLPMDDVLAQVAIDFGGRPWMVWDAEFKREKVGDMPTEMFYHFFKSFSDTAKCNLNIKAEGDNEHHKIEAIFKGLARAIKMAVMRDPSNINQLPSTKGVL, encoded by the coding sequence ATGAAGAAAAAAGTACTTTTTATCGACAGAGATGGAACCATCATTAAGGAACCACCAACTGATTTTCAAGTAGATAGCCTGGAAAAGCTCGAGTTTTTGCCGAAGGCAATTTCCAACCTCAGAAAGATAGCGGAAGAGACTGATTATGAGCTAGTGATGGTGACCAATCAAGATGGACTAGGAACTGATTCTTTTCCAGAGGACACCTTTTGGCCAGCACAATTCAAGATGCTCAAAACCTTGGAACAGGAAAACATTTTCTTCAAAGCTATCCACGTAGACAAAACATTTGAGCATGAAAATGCGCCAACTAGAAAACCAGGAACGGCATTACTTACGTCCTATTTTTCGGAAGAATACGATCTGGAAAATTCCTATGTGATCGGTGATAGACTGACGGATGTGAAGCTGGCAGAAAACCTGGGAGCCAAAGCAGTTTTTATCGGTGAGCAGGAAAGTAAAGCAGCGCTTTCTACTACAGACTGGGACGAGATCTACACCTTTCTGAAAATGCCGCCAAGAGCAGCTGAAGTAAGTAGAAAAACATCAGAAACGGATATCTACATCAAACTAAACCTAGACGGCAGTGGGCAATGCGATATCAAGACCGGATTGCACTTCTTTGACCATATGCTAGAGCAGCTGGGCAAGCACGGAAGTACAGATCTGGAGATTAAGGTAAAGGGAGACCTGCACATCGATGAGCACCATACCATAGAGGATACCGCTTTGGCCTTGGGAGAGGCTTATTTGAGGGCTTTAGGAGACAAAAAAGGCATTTACCGCTATGGCTTCCTACTCCCTATGGATGATGTACTCGCGCAGGTTGCCATAGACTTTGGCGGGAGACCCTGGATGGTTTGGGATGCAGAATTCAAGCGTGAAAAAGTTGGAGATATGCCTACTGAGATGTTCTACCATTTCTTCAAGTCCTTCTCCGATACGGCCAAATGTAACCTGAACATCAAAGCTGAAGGAGATAATGAGCACCACAAAATCGAAGCGATCTTCAAAGGTCTGGCCCGTGCGATAAAGATGGCTGTAATGCGGGATCCTAGCAATATCAACCAACTGCCAAGTACTAAAGGAGTACTTTGA
- a CDS encoding tetratricopeptide repeat protein: MKRFLRILTTVLIYSFAFSCSENIQSIESLFNNGHYEEAIEEVNHYMFFHVTDIKALHIRARSYEELGELEKARADYERILDIDNQYAGAHAGLGKLLFDQEDYKNAELRLLRAATLDPNNFDIYYLLGRTLLMTGNFKLAEEMLRKASDLEPEFPQAYFYTGIALAKQGDALGCAAIFNTYLKYEPDNMVGRYNRGFAMMNAGFLEWAIEDFDAVLKKNPNHIEAMAKKGLCLASMGDSEGCLLLQNAANKGSKYAKAQLQVCNG, encoded by the coding sequence ATGAAACGATTTTTACGTATACTGACTACAGTATTAATATATTCCTTTGCCTTCTCATGCTCAGAAAACATTCAAAGCATAGAAAGTCTTTTTAATAATGGGCATTATGAAGAAGCTATAGAAGAGGTTAATCACTATATGTTTTTTCATGTGACAGATATCAAAGCCCTACACATCAGAGCCAGAAGTTATGAGGAACTGGGAGAGCTGGAAAAGGCTCGTGCAGATTATGAGCGAATTCTGGATATAGATAATCAATATGCAGGAGCTCATGCAGGATTAGGGAAATTGCTTTTTGATCAAGAAGATTATAAAAATGCTGAATTGAGACTGCTGAGGGCAGCTACTTTAGACCCAAACAATTTTGACATTTACTATTTATTAGGTCGAACCTTACTGATGACAGGTAATTTCAAATTGGCCGAAGAAATGCTTAGAAAAGCATCCGATTTGGAACCAGAATTTCCCCAAGCCTATTTTTATACAGGCATAGCGCTAGCCAAACAAGGAGATGCCTTAGGTTGTGCGGCCATTTTCAATACTTACCTGAAGTACGAGCCAGATAATATGGTCGGACGCTACAATAGAGGTTTTGCCATGATGAATGCAGGATTTTTGGAATGGGCTATCGAAGATTTCGATGCAGTCCTGAAGAAAAACCCAAACCATATAGAAGCTATGGCAAAAAAGGGGCTTTGTCTGGCAAGTATGGGAGATTCGGAGGGCTGTTTACTGCTGCAAAACGCTGCTAATAAAGGAAGTAAATATGCCAAGGCCCAGCTGCAGGTTTGCAATGGCTGA
- a CDS encoding polyprenol monophosphomannose synthase, translating to MKHHKLVIIPTFNEMENIQEMIQSIMQLEGDFELLVIDDGSPDGTGNLVKELQLTFPDRLHLIERQGKLGLGTAYITGFKWALARKYDFIFEMDADFSHNPEDLIRLYEACADRTFDLAIGSRYITGVNVVNWPMGRVLMSYFASVYVKFITGLPVKDATAGFKCYHRSVLEGIKLDEVKFVGYAFQIEMKFTSWKLGYKLIEVPIIFTDRTKGTSKMSRGIFKEAVFGVIWMKVKSLFKPYQPNRSVSTV from the coding sequence ATGAAGCACCACAAACTCGTCATAATCCCCACCTTCAATGAAATGGAGAATATCCAGGAAATGATCCAAAGCATCATGCAATTGGAGGGTGATTTTGAACTTTTGGTCATAGATGACGGCAGTCCAGATGGTACGGGTAACCTGGTCAAAGAACTACAACTCACTTTTCCAGATAGACTGCACCTCATAGAGCGCCAGGGCAAATTAGGCCTTGGAACTGCCTACATCACAGGATTTAAATGGGCCTTAGCGCGGAAATATGATTTCATTTTTGAGATGGACGCTGACTTTTCCCATAACCCTGAGGATTTAATCAGACTATACGAAGCCTGCGCAGACCGCACCTTTGATTTAGCCATAGGCTCCCGGTACATCACTGGAGTGAATGTGGTCAATTGGCCTATGGGAAGGGTATTGATGTCCTATTTTGCAAGTGTCTATGTCAAATTCATAACAGGTTTACCGGTGAAAGACGCCACTGCAGGATTCAAATGCTATCACAGGTCTGTATTGGAGGGAATCAAACTCGATGAAGTGAAGTTTGTCGGCTATGCTTTCCAGATTGAAATGAAATTCACCAGTTGGAAACTAGGTTATAAACTCATAGAAGTCCCGATTATATTTACTGACCGTACCAAAGGCACTTCAAAAATGAGCAGAGGAATATTTAAAGAAGCGGTCTTTGGAGTAATCTGGATGAAAGTCAAAAGCCTCTTTAAGCCCTACCAGCCTAATCGAAGCGTATCGACTGTATAG
- a CDS encoding ABC transporter permease, with the protein MNLSYFIAKRISFKNAGGFSATIHKIAVGSLALGLAVSLLAFMVLGGFQGTVSEKVYGFTGHYQVQRFTMSNSFEEAPFSVDSSFFQTYEQHPFITKVQSFAHKAALIKGEEEVEGVIMKGVGQDFDSLSFKKYLTEGRLIHIPDQGSSNEVMLSKHIANKLLLSVGDKITLYFVQDPPRFRRVEVVGIFETYLENFDEKIVIGELQTIRVLNDWKADQIGGVEIFVENQNNLDEYTPEIEGNMNFDLKLIRSDEKFLEIFDWLKLLDTNVYVFVGLIGFVAIFNMGAILFILIMERTQMIGLLKALGASNMQIRRIFFWNGINILSRGLLIGNAIGFGLGFLQKYFKLVPLDPASYYMDYVPIVWNWPVFLMLNLGITLLTAAVLWIPVMVISRVNPIQSIRFD; encoded by the coding sequence TTGAACCTTTCCTATTTCATTGCCAAAAGAATCAGTTTTAAGAATGCTGGGGGATTTTCGGCCACCATACACAAGATAGCTGTAGGCAGTTTAGCGCTAGGGCTTGCGGTTTCGCTTTTGGCTTTTATGGTTTTGGGTGGATTTCAGGGCACTGTTTCTGAGAAGGTGTACGGCTTTACTGGCCATTATCAGGTGCAGCGGTTTACCATGAGCAATTCTTTTGAGGAGGCTCCCTTTTCGGTGGATTCTAGCTTTTTTCAGACTTACGAGCAACACCCTTTTATCACCAAGGTCCAATCTTTTGCCCATAAAGCCGCTCTGATCAAAGGTGAGGAGGAAGTGGAAGGTGTAATAATGAAAGGAGTGGGGCAGGACTTTGATTCGCTCAGTTTTAAAAAATATCTCACCGAAGGAAGGCTGATCCACATTCCGGATCAAGGTAGCAGTAATGAAGTCATGCTCAGTAAGCACATTGCCAATAAACTGCTATTGAGTGTGGGGGATAAAATCACACTTTACTTCGTCCAGGACCCGCCAAGATTTAGAAGGGTAGAAGTAGTTGGGATTTTTGAAACTTATCTGGAAAACTTTGATGAGAAGATTGTAATCGGTGAACTTCAAACTATCCGAGTATTAAACGATTGGAAAGCAGATCAAATAGGTGGGGTTGAGATTTTTGTAGAAAACCAAAATAACCTGGATGAATATACTCCTGAAATAGAGGGTAATATGAATTTTGATTTAAAGCTAATCCGAAGTGATGAGAAGTTTTTGGAGATCTTTGATTGGCTCAAGCTATTGGATACCAATGTGTATGTCTTTGTAGGTTTGATAGGTTTTGTTGCGATTTTCAACATGGGCGCTATCCTGTTTATTCTGATCATGGAGCGAACGCAAATGATCGGCCTGCTAAAAGCTCTAGGGGCTTCTAATATGCAGATCAGGAGGATATTTTTCTGGAATGGGATCAATATACTATCCCGAGGTCTACTGATCGGCAATGCGATAGGTTTCGGGCTGGGCTTTCTCCAGAAGTATTTCAAGCTGGTCCCTCTGGATCCTGCAAGTTATTACATGGATTATGTACCCATCGTCTGGAATTGGCCGGTTTTTCTGATGCTAAACTTGGGGATTACTTTGCTGACGGCAGCGGTACTCTGGATACCAGTGATGGTGATTTCACGGGTTAATCCTATACAGTCGATACGCTTCGATTAG
- a CDS encoding exo-beta-N-acetylmuramidase NamZ family protein has protein sequence MKQTKLTPFIYFLSFTLLFLTHSPESQAQQNPIRTGAEQPELYLELLQGKNVGIVANQTSILPQSGNQHVVDFLLAKGVNIKKVFVPEHGFRGQADAGEKVDNSVDAKTGLPIISLYGNNKKPKPAQIADLDLLIFDLQDVGTRFYTYISTMHYLMEAAAENGKQVLIFDRPNPNGDYIAGPVLKKGFESFVGMHPIPVVHGLTVGELAQMINGEKWLKAGVTADLQVIPVANWNHDTPYALPVKPSPNLPNDLSIRLYPSTCFFEGTVISLGRGTYFPFQVYGYPDPKFGDFTFTPVSIDGMSKSPKHQDKICYGVDLRNEELTHRFSLKYLLDAYEKSGKGQAFFTNYFNTLAGTDQLKNMIIAGKSEAEITASWKADLEKYSTLRTKYLIYD, from the coding sequence ATGAAGCAAACGAAACTTACACCCTTTATCTACTTTTTGAGTTTTACACTCCTTTTTCTTACACATTCCCCTGAATCGCAAGCTCAGCAAAACCCTATTCGCACAGGAGCGGAGCAGCCCGAGCTATACCTGGAGCTGCTTCAGGGTAAAAATGTAGGCATAGTAGCAAACCAAACCAGCATACTTCCCCAGTCCGGCAACCAGCATGTGGTTGATTTCCTTTTGGCAAAAGGCGTAAACATAAAAAAAGTGTTTGTCCCAGAGCATGGCTTCCGCGGACAGGCAGATGCAGGGGAAAAAGTAGATAATTCAGTAGATGCCAAAACCGGCCTTCCGATTATTTCACTCTATGGAAATAATAAAAAGCCAAAACCTGCGCAAATCGCAGACCTCGACCTCCTGATATTTGACCTGCAGGATGTAGGCACACGCTTTTACACTTACATCAGCACCATGCATTACCTGATGGAAGCAGCAGCCGAAAACGGCAAACAAGTATTGATATTTGACAGACCCAACCCCAATGGAGATTACATCGCAGGTCCGGTTTTGAAAAAAGGCTTCGAAAGCTTCGTAGGCATGCATCCCATACCAGTAGTACATGGGCTCACCGTAGGAGAATTGGCACAAATGATCAATGGTGAAAAGTGGCTGAAAGCTGGTGTAACCGCAGATTTGCAGGTGATTCCTGTCGCCAATTGGAATCACGACACTCCTTATGCACTTCCTGTAAAACCCTCTCCTAACTTACCTAACGACCTTTCTATCCGGCTCTATCCAAGTACCTGTTTTTTTGAGGGAACTGTGATTTCACTGGGGCGCGGTACCTACTTTCCATTTCAGGTTTACGGCTACCCCGATCCAAAATTCGGTGATTTCACCTTTACTCCTGTGAGCATTGACGGAATGTCTAAAAGTCCCAAACATCAAGACAAAATATGCTATGGAGTCGATTTAAGAAATGAAGAGTTGACTCACCGGTTTTCTCTTAAATACCTACTTGATGCTTATGAAAAATCCGGTAAAGGCCAGGCATTTTTCACCAATTACTTCAACACCCTAGCTGGTACAGATCAGCTGAAAAACATGATCATAGCCGGCAAAAGCGAGGCTGAAATCACTGCAAGTTGGAAAGCGGATTTGGAAAAGTACAGTACGCTTCGTACCAAATACCTTATTTACGATTGA
- the fmt gene encoding methionyl-tRNA formyltransferase: MKKNLRIIYMGTPEFAVPALELLVENGWNVIGVITAPDKPKGRGQKLVPSPVKEAALKHGLHIMQPTNLKSPEFQRNLKELNADLQIVVAFRMLPEAVWSMPPLGTFNLHASLLPDYRGAAPINWAIINGDEETGVTTFFLQHEIDTGSIIYQEKVQILEEDNLGSVYQKLMDVGSKLVLQTVQDIAEDKVKSYPQDESKAIHHAPKIFKETCEINWENSAESIHNLIRGLSPYPGAWTKFDGKICKIFKSRVLTPGNSALKPGELTTDNKNFLKVQTGRGMLDILELQIEGKKRMKTEDLLRGYKF; encoded by the coding sequence ATGAAAAAGAATCTCCGAATAATATATATGGGCACGCCGGAATTCGCCGTCCCTGCTTTGGAACTGTTGGTAGAAAACGGGTGGAATGTAATCGGTGTGATCACTGCTCCTGATAAGCCAAAAGGCCGTGGACAAAAGCTAGTTCCCTCCCCGGTAAAGGAAGCAGCCCTCAAACATGGACTGCATATTATGCAGCCTACCAATCTGAAATCACCAGAATTCCAACGCAATTTGAAAGAATTAAACGCTGATTTACAGATAGTGGTGGCGTTTAGAATGCTTCCTGAGGCTGTTTGGAGCATGCCGCCACTGGGTACTTTTAACCTGCACGCCTCACTGCTTCCGGATTATCGGGGCGCAGCTCCCATCAACTGGGCCATTATCAATGGGGACGAGGAAACGGGAGTTACTACCTTTTTTTTGCAGCATGAAATCGACACTGGGAGTATTATTTACCAAGAAAAAGTACAGATTCTCGAGGAGGATAATCTAGGCTCAGTGTATCAAAAATTGATGGATGTAGGCTCCAAACTAGTACTTCAGACTGTGCAAGACATCGCAGAAGACAAGGTGAAATCCTATCCTCAGGATGAATCAAAAGCCATCCATCACGCCCCGAAGATTTTCAAGGAAACCTGTGAAATCAACTGGGAAAACTCAGCTGAAAGCATTCATAACCTGATACGAGGGCTTTCTCCCTATCCAGGAGCTTGGACTAAATTTGACGGAAAAATATGTAAAATATTCAAATCCAGGGTTTTAACTCCAGGAAATTCAGCCCTTAAACCGGGGGAACTTACTACAGATAATAAGAACTTTTTGAAAGTTCAGACAGGCAGAGGAATGCTTGACATACTAGAACTACAAATAGAAGGGAAAAAGCGAATGAAAACGGAAGATTTATTACGCGGGTATAAGTTTTAG
- a CDS encoding DUF4412 domain-containing protein codes for MKTLRFIYILSALLLFTTLPSQAQFLKKIQKAANRGIERAIEDKVEEEASKMAQKQIEKIFTDMYGEDSIGSSGMDMSKIMKGLGEPVDTEEAYPFLGYVVLELNSTDEKGKKQDPVQLKSYLAENAEYTGMELNDPKNPDATTAMVFDTKNQASVLFLDNKGEKSSFAYKLDLDGVDEMTEEQIDSNLEDEDMVLEKTGNTKDILGYTCEEYHVKSKDGEGYYWVTEEPIGGYQAFWSSNSPMMTSKAQEKYAERFKDLPKGNFMEMTYTSTDGSKVDMKVIEIEENAPKTFTMAEYPNLMNSMGQN; via the coding sequence ATGAAAACGCTAAGATTTATTTACATTCTTTCTGCACTATTACTTTTCACGACGCTCCCCTCCCAAGCTCAATTTCTAAAGAAAATCCAGAAAGCTGCCAATCGGGGGATTGAAAGAGCCATAGAAGACAAAGTGGAGGAAGAAGCTTCCAAAATGGCTCAAAAGCAAATCGAGAAGATTTTCACTGATATGTATGGTGAGGACTCGATTGGTTCCAGTGGAATGGATATGAGCAAAATCATGAAAGGTTTAGGTGAGCCTGTGGATACAGAAGAGGCTTATCCATTCCTTGGCTATGTAGTGCTAGAGCTCAACTCCACCGATGAAAAAGGTAAAAAACAGGATCCCGTGCAGTTGAAGTCCTATTTGGCGGAAAATGCAGAATATACAGGGATGGAGCTGAATGATCCTAAAAATCCGGACGCAACTACAGCCATGGTCTTCGATACTAAAAACCAGGCATCAGTGCTATTTCTGGATAATAAAGGGGAAAAGTCCAGCTTCGCTTACAAACTGGATCTGGATGGTGTGGATGAAATGACTGAAGAACAAATCGATTCCAATCTAGAAGATGAGGATATGGTTCTTGAGAAAACCGGTAACACCAAAGACATCCTCGGGTACACTTGTGAAGAGTACCATGTGAAGAGTAAAGATGGAGAAGGTTATTACTGGGTCACTGAAGAGCCGATAGGAGGATACCAGGCATTTTGGAGTAGCAATAGTCCTATGATGACTTCCAAAGCACAGGAGAAATATGCGGAACGATTTAAAGATCTTCCCAAAGGAAATTTTATGGAAATGACCTATACCTCAACCGATGGAAGTAAAGTGGATATGAAAGTGATAGAAATCGAAGAAAATGCACCCAAAACCTTTACCATGGCAGAATATCCAAACCTCATGAATTCAATGGGACAGAATTAA
- a CDS encoding dihydrofolate reductase, which translates to MKISLIAALAENNIIGKENDLVWRLPDDFKRFKALTSGHYILMGRKTFESLGKPLPNRTHLVVTRNAEYQVPEGHYVFQTVEDAFIFSQKMGVDHLYVIGGGEIYKQTLPLADELVLTEVKAKPEGDTKFPEFDKTKWKITFQDHHPADERHLYPFTFITYERISPK; encoded by the coding sequence ATGAAGATTTCTCTCATTGCTGCATTGGCAGAAAATAATATTATTGGAAAAGAAAATGACTTGGTCTGGAGACTCCCAGATGATTTCAAAAGGTTTAAAGCATTGACTTCCGGTCATTACATCCTCATGGGACGAAAAACCTTTGAATCACTTGGAAAGCCACTCCCCAATAGAACACACCTAGTAGTCACCCGAAATGCTGAATACCAAGTACCTGAAGGCCATTATGTATTTCAAACTGTAGAAGATGCCTTTATTTTCTCTCAAAAAATGGGCGTTGATCATCTTTATGTGATAGGTGGAGGGGAAATTTACAAGCAGACCTTGCCGCTGGCCGATGAGCTAGTCCTCACCGAGGTAAAGGCCAAGCCCGAAGGGGACACCAAGTTCCCCGAATTTGACAAAACGAAGTGGAAAATAACTTTCCAAGACCATCACCCGGCAGATGAACGGCATCTATACCCCTTTACCTTCATTACATACGAAAGAATTTCCCCAAAATAA
- a CDS encoding SDR family oxidoreductase: MSKKVIWITGASSGIGEATAYQYAKEGWHLILSARNEAALNQVKLACLNPEHCYVLPLDLAEQSTFREKTAEAIAAFGQIDAILHNGGISQRSLIRETSLEIDRKIMEVNFFGTVALTKELLPHFIQRQSGQFGVISSLVGKFGSPFRSSYAASKHALHGFFESLREEHYRDNIAVTMLCPGFIKTNVSKNALTADGTPLNEMDNAQENGMSAEDCAKEIYTALKAKKLEAYIGGKEKMGIYLKRFVPTLFTKILRKSDVR; the protein is encoded by the coding sequence ATGTCCAAAAAAGTTATTTGGATCACCGGAGCCTCTTCAGGAATCGGTGAAGCCACAGCCTACCAATATGCTAAAGAAGGATGGCATTTAATCCTCTCGGCAAGAAACGAAGCTGCACTGAATCAAGTCAAGCTTGCATGTCTAAACCCTGAACATTGCTATGTGCTGCCGCTGGACTTGGCAGAGCAATCCACTTTCAGGGAAAAAACAGCTGAAGCTATCGCGGCATTTGGGCAGATAGACGCTATTCTACATAATGGCGGCATTAGTCAGCGCTCCCTGATTCGTGAAACTAGCCTGGAAATAGACAGAAAAATCATGGAAGTCAACTTCTTTGGTACTGTGGCCTTAACGAAAGAATTGCTACCCCATTTCATCCAAAGGCAAAGCGGCCAATTTGGTGTGATCTCCTCTTTGGTAGGAAAATTCGGATCACCTTTCAGGTCAAGTTATGCCGCTTCCAAGCATGCGCTGCATGGTTTTTTCGAATCACTGCGTGAGGAACATTACCGGGACAATATAGCTGTGACCATGCTCTGTCCCGGATTTATCAAAACAAATGTCTCAAAGAATGCTTTAACTGCTGATGGCACCCCGCTCAATGAAATGGATAATGCCCAAGAAAATGGAATGAGTGCCGAGGACTGTGCAAAGGAAATTTATACAGCACTCAAAGCTAAAAAACTAGAAGCCTATATAGGAGGCAAAGAGAAAATGGGCATTTACCTCAAACGATTTGTACCTACACTATTCACCAAAATCCTTCGCAAATCAGATGTAAGATGA
- a CDS encoding competence/damage-inducible protein A: protein MKVVRAEIIAIGDELLYGQIMDTNSHWISQELDLRGVKVVRKTTVGDDRKDILAAFSAAESRADLVLITGGLGPTQDDLTKPLMAEYFDCPIEENPEAVEAVTEFFKKRGREITPLNILQGHLPACCTYVPNEVGTAPGMWFEQHDTYWMSMPGVPHEMKKLMQDFVLPKLPVLFELPIIVHRMIKTVGIGESWLADLIRDWENALPKNIRLAYLPSHGHVKLRLTGFGTNKAEITEAIAQQISLVLPKINEYVYGYDTETLETAIAKLLTTKKKTVALAESCTGGYISHLMTSIPGSSSYFQGSVVPYHNQFKSEIIGVKETTLEKFGAVSEETVKEMATGVRSLFRSDIGLASSGIAGPDGGTESKPVGTIWIACAMGDQVETKKLQLTQDRLLNIQLTAVAVLNLLRICFSKI, encoded by the coding sequence ATGAAAGTAGTCAGAGCAGAAATAATAGCCATAGGTGACGAACTACTCTATGGTCAGATCATGGACACGAACAGCCACTGGATCAGTCAAGAACTTGATCTTAGGGGAGTAAAGGTAGTCAGGAAAACTACCGTAGGTGATGATAGAAAGGACATTTTAGCAGCTTTCAGTGCCGCCGAATCCAGAGCAGATCTGGTCCTGATCACCGGTGGCCTAGGTCCTACCCAGGATGATCTGACCAAACCACTGATGGCGGAATATTTTGATTGCCCTATTGAGGAAAACCCAGAGGCGGTAGAAGCTGTCACAGAATTTTTCAAAAAGAGAGGAAGAGAGATCACCCCACTGAATATACTCCAAGGTCACCTCCCTGCTTGCTGCACTTATGTGCCAAACGAGGTTGGGACCGCACCCGGGATGTGGTTTGAGCAGCATGATACCTATTGGATGTCTATGCCCGGCGTACCACATGAAATGAAAAAGCTGATGCAGGATTTTGTGCTTCCAAAACTGCCGGTGCTCTTTGAGCTTCCCATAATTGTGCATCGCATGATTAAGACTGTAGGCATTGGAGAAAGTTGGTTGGCAGATTTGATCAGAGATTGGGAGAATGCTTTGCCTAAAAACATCCGTCTGGCTTACCTCCCATCCCATGGCCATGTTAAGCTACGGCTGACTGGCTTTGGTACAAATAAAGCCGAAATCACGGAGGCCATAGCCCAGCAAATCAGCCTGGTCCTGCCTAAAATCAATGAGTATGTATATGGCTACGATACGGAAACGCTGGAGACTGCCATAGCGAAGCTTTTGACAACTAAAAAGAAAACAGTAGCTTTAGCAGAAAGCTGCACGGGAGGATATATATCGCATTTGATGACCTCTATCCCAGGGAGTAGCAGTTATTTCCAAGGATCAGTAGTTCCATATCATAACCAGTTCAAGTCCGAAATCATAGGTGTAAAGGAAACTACTCTGGAGAAATTCGGTGCAGTAAGTGAGGAGACGGTAAAAGAAATGGCTACAGGAGTACGTTCTCTATTTCGTTCAGATATAGGGTTAGCTAGCAGCGGGATTGCCGGTCCAGATGGCGGGACAGAATCAAAACCTGTGGGTACGATTTGGATTGCCTGTGCTATGGGAGATCAGGTGGAAACCAAGAAATTGCAACTGACACAGGACCGACTTCTGAACATACAATTAACTGCTGTCGCAGTGCTTAATTTATTAAGAATATGTTTTTCAAAAATTTAA